A segment of the Nilaparvata lugens isolate BPH chromosome X, ASM1435652v1, whole genome shotgun sequence genome:
tgtgtggtgtgtgtgtgtgtgtgtgtgtgtgtgtgtgttgtgtgtgtgtgtgtggtgtgtgtgtgtgtgtgtgtgtgtagcggtaaagactactgagcatgctcgcaacaaactataaaagacgcagtcaccttatttaaatatcattcacaacagagcagctgaaccatttcttcttctgtgtgtttctactattcattacgaacttatcaacaacaacaacaacaggtaagaattgaaaacaatttttatagaaacaatattacaatttattgatctattcacacatacatacatctATACAATTTGTAACACATAGGTCAtatgtatacagatataaaaattgttaagcaataacaatttttatatccgaCCAATTTGCCGACTTATGTGTTACTAGCAACACATAATTTTTACAGTTGATgttaaaatgttctattttttctctgctaatgcaggaagcaaatctttgAGGTAGATACACCTcacatttgcttcctgcattccttatttttaaaattacacgtCGACTGTGTTTATTGGTCTCCTCTCGAGCTCCGATGATGCGGTACGCTAGATCCCCCTTCAACTCCCTCAGCGGGATCCACGGTTTGGGTAGAGGTTTGTTTATGAGTTGGACAAAGTCCAACTCTCCCGCACCCTCCACCTCCTTCATTAACGGCACGAGTGAGGAGTCCTCGTCCATTACAgctcgtttctgttgaaaaatatttgataagtgtcttatttgtttcagatcataCTACAGATCAagatctctacatcagattatcatcGAATTGTCATCATCGaattctctgcataaagtgagtaatattagttattgaaataacattgttgcatgatcgagtactttaaacaataacttctaatcagttcaaataatattccctttgcattctaatcagttcaaggaaatattgcaaACATTGTTGCAtaatcgattactttaaacaataatttctaagcagttcaaataatatttccttagcatcaatttctattcagttcaaataatatttcctttgcattccaagcagttcaaataatattggtaacatttatgcatgattgattactttaaacaataatttctaatcagttcaaataatatttcctttgcattctaatcagttcaaggaaatattgctaacatttatgcatgatcgaatactttaaaacaataatatctcataattcaaattccttgcattctaatcatttcaaataatattcgtatcaaataatcaaagacttgtatgtacacagattttttaacaatcaatcacggataaaatctgtgcatacacaagttaataatatttgttgaaactaacctttgtttgtgagcagattgactcctcctcctcttccccgcTAACCTCAGGCTCGTCCCCAAACACCAACTTCCTCTTCGCCTGCTTCTTCCTCTCATCATTTTCCTCTCCCTGCattttcctctcatcacttctgtttatatagcatacgtttctctctctgttccaggctcgtgcgagcgagagcatgctacaaggcgaaaaaaaaaaatcaaatttctccCCAACAACACGTGCTTCCACATCGTTATCggtttgtaagtattctctctcctATAAGACActcgatcatttttcaaatagcatccatgtgttagaagacaaaaaaaaaaaaatctcgtctagaactcTGCATGGGACAGTGAAAacacctgctagaagctgaaatCCCCCATGTCAACTCACTTAaacattctcgaatgatttctaatattattaaatatttcacagcatttcaacatagaggaatagcattctcgattgatttctaatattattaaatatctcACGGCATTtcaacatagaggaatagcattctcgattgatttcagttcagttattaaatatttcacaacatttcaagatagaggctcacttttttgaatagcattctcgaatgattgatttcagttcagttattaaatatttcacagcatttcaacatagaggaatagcattctcgattgatttcagttcagttattaaatatttcacaacatttcaagatagaggctcacttttttgaatagcattatcgattgatttcagttcagttattaatatttcacaacatttcaagatagaggctcacttttttgaatagcattctcgattgatttcagttcagttattaaatatttcacaacatttcaagatagaggctcacttttttgaatagcattctcgaatgatttcagttcagttattaaatatttcattgttttcacagcattttctcacctctcaactcgagttccgaacctcataaccagttgagctctcgtcga
Coding sequences within it:
- the LOC120355066 gene encoding uncharacterized protein LOC120355066, producing MLSLARAWNRERNVCYINRSDERKMQGEENDERKKQAKRKLVFGDEPEVSGEEEEESICSQTKKRAVMDEDSSLVPLMKEVEGAGELDFVQLINKPLPKPWIPLRELKGDLAYRIIGAREETNKHSRRVILKIRNAGSKCEVYLPQRFASCISREKIEHFNINCKNYVLLVTHKSANWSDIKIVIA